One part of the Salvelinus fontinalis isolate EN_2023a chromosome 4, ASM2944872v1, whole genome shotgun sequence genome encodes these proteins:
- the LOC129854049 gene encoding adhesion G protein-coupled receptor G3-like, with translation MDWFWARLFITVIYIIAYNSTFHNITKQGPQKVNLDSIKGSVTSHKKNKLLNFRMALPSTNNATLEEMDDIWLEIPTEALNAILGDTKQEVNLGVFWFENESLFPVEENNTELLNSRVVSVDVGEDISGLSNYMKITFRFQNASVENKSLACVFWDLENDTVAHWNSSGCVTETKANETVCSCNHLSFFAVLMSPGSVSSASLSPSSVWLLTLLSRVGCGISLCFLCLALLIHLRRGKSDDSLCIHIHLCVALLCLNLTFLINDSLASLDVHGLCVATAAATHYSLLCTLTWFSLEGFHLYLLIIRVFNIHVNRYLLKLGLVGWGIPGIVVIIIVACGKYGEYRIYQQDGGAIQMCWLTDSTLTTVSFSYFVLTFAVNMLCFGSVTVKVVRAHRQSPVLRERGMNRGTVLSLLGLAWLLGISWGVLLFQFGPLRETAYYIFCTINSLHGLFLFLRYWALTRPEKASISMATTVSS, from the exons ATGGATTGGTTTTGGGCTCGATTATTCATAACTGTGATTTATATTATTGCCTACAACAGCACATTTCACAACATTACCAAGCAGGGACCTCAGAAAGTGAACCTAGACAGCATCAAAGGCTCGGTGACATCACATAAGAAGAACAAATTGCTAAACTTTAGAATGGCTCTACCCTCCACCAATAAT GCCACGTTGGAGGAGATGGATGACATTTGGTTGGAGATTCCTACTGAGGCTTTGAATGCTATTCTGGGAGACACGAAACAGGAAGTTAACCTGGGAGTATTTTGGTTTGAGAATGAAAGCCTGTTCCCG GTGGAGGAGAATAACACTGAGCTCCTAAACAGTCGAGTGGTATCCGTCGATGTGGGAGAGGACATCTCAGGCCTCAGTAACTATATGAAGATCACGTTCCGCTTCCAGAATGCATCAGTG GAAAATAAATCACTAGCATGTGTGTTCTGGGATCTTGAAAATG ATACTGTTGCACATTGGAATTCATCTGGATGTGTCACTGAGACAAAGGCAAATGAAACAGTGTGCTCTTGTAACCACCTTTCATTCTTCGCTGTACTTATG TCTCCGGGCAGTGTCTCCAGTGCCAGTCTGAGCCCCTCCTCTGTGTGGTTGCTGACGTTGTTGTCCAGGGTGGGCTGTGGAATATCCCTCTGTTTCCTGTGTCTGGCTCTCCTCATCCACCTCAG ACGGGGTAAATCTGATGATTCCCTGTGCATCCACATCCACCTGTGCGTGGCGCTTCTGTGCCTCAACCTAACCTTCCTCATCAACGACAGCCTAGCCTCTCTCGATGTCCATGGCCTGTGTGTTGCTACTGCAGCAGCCACCCACTACTCCCTGCTGTGCACCCTCACCTGGTTCTCCCTGGAAGGCTTCCACCTCTATCTGCTCATCATCCGGGTCTTCAACATCCACGTCAACAGATACCTCCTCAAACTGGGCCTGGTAGGATGGG GAATACCTGGCATAGTAGTTATCATAATTGTTGCTTGTGGCAAATATGGAGAATACAGAATATACCAGCAAGACGGTGGTGCTATTCAAAT GTGCTGGCTGACTGACTCTACTCTGACCACGGTGTCCTTCTCGTACTTCGTGCTGACATTCGCGGTGAACATGCTGTGCTTTGGGTCTGTGACAGTGAAGGTGGTGAGGGCCCACCGTCAGAGTCCTGTCCTGAGGGAGAGGGGTATGAACAGGGGGACAGTACTCAGTCTGCTGGGTCTGGCCTGGCTCCTGGGGATCTCCTGGGGGGTCCTGCTCTTCCAGTTTGGTCCCCTGAGGGAGACAGCCTACTACATCTTCTGCACGATCAACTCTCTCCATG GCCTCTTCCTCTTTCTACGCTATTGGGCTTTAACTCGGCCAGAGAAGGCATCTATCTCCATGGCAACCACTGTATCTTCTTGA